A window of the Acidovorax sp. YS12 genome harbors these coding sequences:
- a CDS encoding type IV pili methyl-accepting chemotaxis transducer N-terminal domain-containing protein, whose protein sequence is MQNIDFIFMSSRTASRRRALRTVAGVALMAALPLSAQARLALSTAINRTARFRALSQRMAKAYVQLFLGVLPDRAREVLTTARQLVHSGFDELAQHEWPADVAKLLAEVRTQSGRLEALTAQAPTKELVAQVAVQSDRMMDAANAATLALEKLAQGGTAKLVNLAGRQRMLSQRMAKNYNLQATGLDSKAARDLLGADAQEFKRALDDLGKAPISTSAIRTQLDLAQGQWVFFDAALQRQTDNRGLEAVATTSERLLEVMNRLTDLYEAALKDVLG, encoded by the coding sequence ATGCAAAACATAGATTTCATATTCATGTCATCCCGGACTGCCAGCCGCCGCCGGGCGCTGCGCACGGTGGCCGGCGTGGCGCTGATGGCCGCCTTGCCGCTGTCGGCGCAGGCGCGCCTGGCGCTGTCCACGGCCATCAACCGCACGGCGCGCTTCCGTGCACTGTCGCAGCGCATGGCCAAGGCCTACGTGCAGTTGTTCCTGGGGGTGCTGCCGGACCGCGCGCGCGAGGTGCTGACCACGGCGCGCCAACTGGTGCATTCGGGCTTCGACGAGCTGGCCCAGCACGAGTGGCCGGCCGACGTGGCCAAGCTGCTGGCCGAGGTGCGCACCCAGTCGGGGCGGCTGGAGGCGCTGACGGCCCAGGCGCCCACCAAGGAGCTGGTGGCGCAGGTGGCGGTCCAGTCCGACCGCATGATGGATGCCGCCAATGCCGCCACGCTGGCGCTGGAAAAGCTGGCCCAGGGCGGTACGGCCAAGCTGGTGAACCTGGCCGGGCGCCAGCGCATGCTGTCGCAGCGCATGGCCAAGAACTACAACCTCCAGGCCACCGGCCTGGACAGCAAGGCCGCGCGCGATCTGCTGGGCGCCGATGCGCAGGAGTTCAAGCGCGCGCTCGACGACCTGGGCAAGGCACCGATCTCCACGTCCGCCATCCGCACCCAGCTCGACCTGGCGCAGGGGCAGTGGGTGTTCTTCGACGCGGCCTTGCAGCGCCAGACCGACAATCGCGGCCTGGAGGCCGTGGCCACGACCAGCGAGCGCCTGCTCGAGGTCATGAACCGGCTCACCGACCTGTACGAAGCAGCCCTTAAAGACGTGCTGGGCTGA